One Paraburkholderia phytofirmans OLGA172 genomic window carries:
- a CDS encoding MaoC family dehydratase, translated as MNAAPRIVTVGETFSSTLELSAESVKSFATLVNDFNPLHHDDAYAAQSRFGGLIASGTQPTAYFMALLATHFSTYAQPLGLEFDIKLKKAVHANDTLTITWRVRDAYWKPSLNGDLAHLEGSVVNQRGDTMLIGTSTILVMPKPEALANSGADINSDTSVDTSAGTNPGTSAP; from the coding sequence ATGAACGCCGCGCCGCGCATCGTGACGGTCGGCGAGACGTTCAGCTCGACGCTCGAACTATCGGCGGAATCGGTGAAATCGTTCGCCACGCTCGTCAACGACTTCAATCCGCTGCATCACGACGACGCCTATGCCGCGCAAAGCCGCTTCGGCGGTTTGATCGCGTCCGGCACGCAACCCACCGCGTATTTCATGGCGCTGCTGGCCACGCATTTCTCGACCTACGCGCAACCGCTTGGGCTCGAGTTCGACATCAAGCTGAAGAAAGCCGTCCACGCGAACGATACGCTGACGATCACCTGGCGCGTACGCGACGCTTACTGGAAGCCGAGTCTGAACGGCGATCTGGCGCATCTCGAGGGAAGCGTGGTGAATCAGCGCGGCGACACCATGTTGATCGGTACGTCGACAATTCTCGTGATGCCGAAACCTGAAGCATTAGCGAATTCGGGCGCGGACATAAACTCGGATACAAGCGTGGATACAAGCGCGGGCACGAATCCGGGCACAAGCGCACCATGA
- a CDS encoding NAD(P)H-dependent flavin oxidoreductase: protein MALPAVLQKLALPVVASPMFIVSYPELVLAQCKAGIVGSFPALNARPAELLDEWLTQIQAQLAEHKAANPDAIIGPIAVNQIVHQSNTRLEHDVRVCVEHKVPIFITSLRAPAREIVDAVHSYGGIVLHDVINLRHAQKALEAGVDGLILVASGAGGHAGTTSPFALVGEVRRLFDGPIVLSGSIANGGSILAAQAMGADLAYMGTRFIATKEAHAVDSYKQAIVNSTASDIIYTNLFTGVHGNYIRESIVNAGLDPDALPESDKTAMNFASDKAKAWKDIWGAGQGVGLMDDVPSVGELVRRLTQEYDDAKARLGIAR, encoded by the coding sequence ATGGCATTGCCCGCCGTCCTGCAAAAACTCGCGCTGCCCGTTGTCGCTTCGCCGATGTTCATCGTCAGCTATCCCGAACTCGTGTTGGCTCAATGTAAGGCCGGCATCGTCGGCTCGTTCCCCGCGTTGAATGCTCGCCCGGCCGAACTGCTCGACGAATGGCTCACGCAGATTCAGGCCCAGCTCGCCGAGCACAAGGCAGCTAACCCCGACGCGATCATCGGCCCGATCGCCGTCAACCAGATCGTCCATCAGTCGAATACCCGGCTCGAGCACGACGTGCGTGTGTGCGTCGAACACAAGGTGCCGATCTTCATCACCAGCCTGCGCGCACCGGCGCGTGAGATCGTCGACGCGGTGCACAGCTACGGCGGCATCGTGCTGCACGACGTGATCAACCTTCGGCATGCGCAGAAGGCGCTGGAAGCGGGCGTCGATGGGCTGATCCTGGTGGCGTCGGGCGCCGGCGGCCATGCGGGCACGACCTCGCCGTTCGCGCTGGTCGGCGAAGTGCGGCGCCTGTTCGACGGCCCGATCGTGCTGTCCGGCTCGATCGCCAACGGCGGCTCGATTCTCGCCGCCCAGGCAATGGGCGCGGATCTCGCCTACATGGGCACGCGTTTCATCGCGACCAAAGAAGCGCACGCGGTCGACAGCTATAAGCAGGCGATCGTCAATTCCACGGCGTCGGACATCATCTACACGAACCTGTTCACTGGCGTGCACGGCAACTACATCCGCGAAAGTATCGTGAACGCGGGGCTGGACCCGGACGCGCTGCCGGAATCGGACAAGACCGCGATGAACTTCGCCAGCGACAAGGCGAAGGCGTGGAAGGACATCTGGGGCGCAGGCCAAGGCGTCGGCCTGATGGACGATGTGCCGAGCGTGGGTGAGCTGGTCCGGCGTCTGACGCAGGAATATGACGACGCGAAAGCGCGGCTGGGCATCGCGCGGTAA
- a CDS encoding methylmalonyl-CoA mutase family protein, producing MTDLSTPQRAGGHKLPAGRRLRFVTAAALFDGHDASINIMRRILQASGVEVIHLGHNRSVDEVATAALQEDADGVAVSSYQGGHNEYFRYLVDLLRARGGERIKVFGGGGGVIVPEEIAELERYGVEKIYSPHDGQRLGLQGMIDDMIARCAEVARAAAAVRESPVGEWVADLSACGLPRFEPRAESDVEARADDHANARDLSGTARQAGGALYASQIDDTAEQPDPAAFTFRRLAQLISAYEAGRVKSAEPEILAVLAEATEIPVLGITGTGGAGKSSLTDELIRRFRLDYGDALTIAVLAIDPSRRKSGGALLGDRIRMNAIGDWGGGARVYMRSMATREASSEITDSLSDVLTLCKAAGFDLIIVETSGIGQGNAAIVPFVDESLYVMTPEFGAASQLEKIDMLDFASFVAINKFDRKGAPDALRDVAKQVQRNRGDFAKAPDAMPVFGTIASRFNDDGVTALYQHVAGALRTHGLRSGGGRLPRLDDLRFSSGRNAIVPPARVRYLADVAQTVHAYRERADAQASVARERWHLTEARRMLGEADAGTGTGTGTGTGTRTGPGASAATTTGAAAAIHLHTELDTLIAQRTAALGERERRLLEAWPQTVSAYSGDEHIVRIRGREIHTALTVTTLSGSKVRKVALPKFADHGEILHWLMLDNLPGYFPFTAGVFPFRRENEDPTRMFAGEGDPFRTNRRFKLLSEGMPAKRLSTAFDSVTLYGEEPHERPDIYGKVGNSGVSVATLDDMKTLYDGFDLCAPETSVSMTINGPAPTILAMFFNVAIDQQIARLNERLQQEGRKPTGEELATARRTALENVRGTVQADILKEDQGQNTCIFSTEFSLKVMGDIQAYFVDHGVRNFYSVSISGYHIAEAGANPISQLAYTLANGFTYVEAYLARGMSIDDFAPNLSFFFSNGMDPEYTVLGRVARRIWAIAMRERYGANERSQKLKYHVQTSGRSLHAQEIDFNDIRTTLQALIAIYDNCNSLHTNAFDEAITTPTEDSVRRAVAIQLIINREWGLAKNQNPNQGSFVIEELTDLVEEAVLAEFDRLTERGGVLGAMETGYQRGRIQDESMLYEHRKHDGSYPIVGVNTFLSAHPHEAPQPIALARSTDEEKQSQLKRLRDFQARHRNDAPAALERLKRAVIDDDNVFAVLMDVVRVCSLGQITHALFEVGGQYRRNM from the coding sequence ATGACCGATCTGTCCACGCCGCAGCGCGCCGGCGGCCACAAGCTGCCCGCGGGTCGGCGCCTGCGCTTCGTCACCGCCGCCGCCTTGTTCGATGGCCACGACGCGTCGATCAACATCATGCGGCGCATTCTGCAAGCGAGCGGCGTGGAGGTGATCCACCTCGGCCACAACCGCTCCGTCGATGAAGTCGCCACCGCCGCGCTGCAAGAAGACGCCGACGGCGTCGCCGTGTCGAGCTACCAGGGTGGCCACAACGAGTACTTCCGCTATCTCGTCGACCTGCTGCGCGCGCGCGGCGGCGAGCGCATCAAGGTGTTCGGCGGCGGCGGCGGTGTGATCGTCCCCGAAGAAATTGCCGAACTCGAACGGTACGGCGTCGAGAAGATCTATTCGCCGCATGACGGCCAGCGGCTCGGCCTGCAAGGCATGATCGACGACATGATTGCGCGCTGCGCTGAAGTGGCGCGCGCCGCTGCAGCCGTACGGGAAAGTCCGGTTGGCGAGTGGGTGGCCGATTTGTCGGCGTGTGGGCTGCCGCGTTTCGAGCCGCGTGCAGAGTCGGACGTCGAGGCGCGCGCCGACGATCACGCCAACGCGCGCGATCTTTCCGGCACGGCACGGCAAGCGGGCGGAGCCCTCTACGCCAGCCAGATCGACGACACCGCCGAGCAGCCAGACCCTGCAGCCTTCACTTTCCGCCGCCTGGCCCAACTGATCAGCGCGTATGAAGCGGGCCGCGTCAAATCGGCCGAACCGGAAATACTAGCGGTCCTCGCTGAGGCGACCGAGATTCCCGTCCTCGGCATCACCGGCACCGGCGGCGCCGGCAAATCCTCACTCACCGACGAACTGATCCGCCGCTTTCGCCTCGATTATGGCGACGCCCTCACCATTGCCGTGCTGGCTATCGACCCGTCGCGCCGCAAATCCGGCGGCGCGCTGCTCGGCGACCGCATCCGCATGAACGCAATCGGCGATTGGGGCGGCGGCGCGCGCGTCTACATGCGCTCGATGGCGACACGTGAAGCGTCGAGTGAAATCACCGATTCGTTGTCCGACGTGCTCACGCTGTGCAAGGCCGCCGGCTTCGATCTGATCATCGTCGAGACGTCCGGGATCGGGCAGGGCAATGCGGCGATCGTGCCGTTCGTCGACGAATCGCTGTATGTGATGACGCCGGAGTTCGGCGCGGCGAGCCAGTTGGAGAAGATCGACATGCTCGACTTTGCCAGCTTCGTCGCGATCAACAAGTTCGACCGTAAAGGCGCGCCGGACGCGTTGCGCGATGTCGCCAAGCAGGTGCAGCGCAATCGCGGCGACTTCGCGAAGGCGCCCGACGCGATGCCGGTGTTCGGCACAATCGCCTCGCGCTTTAACGACGACGGCGTGACCGCGCTTTATCAGCACGTAGCCGGGGCGCTGCGCACGCACGGCCTGCGTTCAGGCGGCGGCCGTCTGCCCAGGCTCGACGACCTGCGCTTTTCGAGCGGCCGCAATGCCATTGTGCCGCCCGCGCGCGTGCGCTATCTGGCGGATGTCGCACAGACCGTCCACGCGTACCGCGAGCGTGCCGACGCGCAAGCCAGTGTGGCACGTGAACGCTGGCACCTCACTGAAGCGCGGCGGATGCTCGGCGAAGCTGATGCAGGCACAGGCACAGGCACAGGCACAGGCACAGGCACGAGAACAGGTCCGGGCGCGAGCGCCGCAACAACTACAGGTGCAGCGGCAGCGATTCACCTCCACACCGAACTCGACACACTCATCGCCCAACGCACCGCCGCCCTCGGCGAGCGCGAACGCAGACTCCTCGAAGCCTGGCCGCAAACGGTGAGCGCCTATTCCGGCGACGAACACATCGTCCGTATTCGTGGCCGCGAAATTCATACCGCACTCACCGTCACGACACTATCCGGATCCAAGGTCCGCAAAGTCGCGCTGCCGAAATTCGCTGACCATGGTGAAATCCTGCACTGGCTGATGCTCGACAATCTCCCTGGCTACTTTCCGTTCACCGCAGGCGTGTTTCCGTTCCGCCGCGAAAACGAAGACCCGACACGGATGTTCGCTGGCGAAGGCGATCCGTTCCGCACCAACCGCCGTTTCAAATTGCTCTCCGAGGGCATGCCGGCCAAACGTCTTTCGACGGCGTTCGATTCGGTCACGCTCTACGGCGAAGAGCCGCACGAGCGCCCCGACATCTACGGCAAGGTGGGTAACTCGGGCGTCTCCGTCGCGACGCTCGACGACATGAAAACGCTCTACGACGGCTTCGATCTGTGCGCACCTGAGACGTCGGTGTCGATGACGATCAACGGCCCGGCGCCGACGATTCTCGCCATGTTCTTCAACGTCGCGATCGATCAGCAGATCGCGCGTCTAAACGAAAGGCTGCAACAGGAAGGACGCAAGCCCACCGGCGAAGAACTCGCCACCGCTCGCCGCACAGCGTTGGAAAACGTGCGCGGCACGGTACAAGCCGACATCCTGAAGGAAGACCAAGGCCAGAACACGTGCATCTTTTCGACCGAGTTCAGCCTGAAAGTGATGGGTGATATTCAGGCGTACTTTGTCGATCACGGCGTGCGTAATTTCTATTCGGTGTCGATCTCCGGCTATCACATCGCCGAGGCGGGCGCGAATCCGATCTCGCAGCTCGCCTACACGCTCGCGAACGGCTTCACTTATGTCGAAGCCTATCTCGCGCGCGGCATGTCGATCGACGATTTCGCGCCGAATCTGTCGTTCTTCTTTTCGAACGGCATGGACCCGGAGTACACGGTGCTCGGCCGTGTCGCGCGGCGCATCTGGGCCATTGCCATGCGCGAGCGCTACGGCGCGAACGAACGCAGCCAGAAGCTCAAGTATCACGTGCAGACCTCGGGTCGCAGCCTGCACGCGCAGGAAATCGACTTCAACGATATCCGCACCACACTGCAGGCGCTAATCGCGATCTACGACAACTGCAATTCGCTGCACACCAATGCATTCGACGAAGCGATCACCACGCCCACCGAGGATTCGGTGCGCCGTGCGGTCGCGATCCAGTTGATCATCAACCGCGAATGGGGCTTGGCGAAAAATCAGAATCCAAATCAGGGCAGCTTCGTGATCGAGGAACTGACCGATCTGGTGGAAGAAGCGGTGCTGGCGGAATTCGATCGGCTCACCGAGCGCGGCGGCGTGCTAGGCGCGATGGAAACGGGTTATCAGCGCGGGCGCATTCAGGACGAGTCGATGCTGTACGAGCATCGCAAGCACGACGGCTCGTATCCGATCGTCGGCGTGAATACGTTTTTGAGCGCGCATCCGCACGAAGCGCCGCAGCCGATCGCGCTGGCCCGCTCCACCGACGAAGAAAAACAGAGCCAGTTGAAGCGTCTGCGCGATTTTCAGGCGCGGCATCGTAATGACGCGCCCGCGGCGCTTGAGCGCTTGAAGCGCGCGGTGATCGACGATGACAACGTGTTCGCGGTGCTGATGGACGTCGTGCGCGTCTGCTCGCTTGGGCAGATCACGCACGCGTTGTTTGAAGTGGGCGGGCAGTACCGCCGCAATATGTGA
- a CDS encoding DMT family transporter: MASNEIRRGAAEMTMAMLMSGTIGWLVVSSQQSPFNVVFFRCIFGGATLALVCAVLGLFRRKLFSWKMLGLALLGGAAIVINWVLLFAAYSRASISMATAVYNTQPFMLVALGALVFRERISASTLAWLAVAFVGLVFVVKVEPAVLAVPGQYLVGVAYAVGAAAMYAVSSIITKRLKGTPPHLIALIQVSLGVVMLAPFVRFDALPTSGVQWLELIVLGVINTGLMYVLLYGAIQKLPTSMTGALSFIYPVVAIIVDRVAFGQTLAWIQVLGAVLILLAAAGVNLGWRIVPQKRLSST; the protein is encoded by the coding sequence ATGGCGTCAAATGAGATTCGCCGCGGCGCGGCTGAAATGACCATGGCCATGCTGATGTCCGGCACCATCGGCTGGCTGGTGGTGTCGTCGCAGCAGAGCCCGTTCAATGTGGTGTTCTTTCGCTGCATCTTCGGCGGCGCGACGCTGGCGCTCGTGTGCGCCGTGCTCGGCCTGTTCAGGCGCAAACTCTTTTCGTGGAAGATGCTCGGCCTCGCGCTGCTCGGCGGTGCGGCGATCGTCATCAACTGGGTGTTGCTGTTCGCGGCCTATTCACGGGCTTCGATCTCGATGGCAACCGCCGTCTACAACACGCAGCCGTTCATGCTGGTGGCGCTCGGCGCACTGGTGTTTCGCGAGCGCATCAGCGCCTCGACGCTCGCCTGGCTGGCGGTCGCGTTTGTCGGCCTTGTGTTCGTGGTGAAGGTCGAGCCGGCGGTGTTGGCGGTGCCGGGCCAGTATCTGGTCGGTGTCGCCTATGCCGTGGGCGCGGCGGCGATGTATGCGGTCTCGTCGATCATCACGAAGCGGCTGAAGGGCACGCCCCCGCATCTGATTGCGTTGATCCAGGTGTCGCTCGGCGTCGTGATGCTGGCGCCGTTCGTGCGCTTCGATGCGCTGCCGACTAGCGGCGTGCAGTGGCTTGAATTGATCGTGCTCGGGGTGATCAATACGGGGCTCATGTATGTGCTGCTGTACGGCGCGATCCAGAAGCTGCCGACCTCGATGACAGGGGCGTTGTCGTTCATCTATCCGGTGGTGGCGATCATTGTCGACCGGGTCGCGTTCGGGCAGACGCTCGCGTGGATTCAGGTGCTCGGTGCGGTGCTGATCCTGCTCGCGGCGGCCGGCGTGAATCTCGGCTGGCGGATCGTGCCGCAGAAACGTCTGTCCTCGACCTGA
- a CDS encoding MBL fold metallo-hydrolase: MITLPESIRVFERGWLSSNNVLLVDDTCAALVDTSYATHAPQTVALVKQTLGARPLDLIVNTHLHSDHCGGNALLQSTWPCRTAIPASEADSVRSWDETRLTFRATGQTCERFTFTETITPGAQLRLGALDWQVLGAPGHDPHSLMLYCADERILISADALWENGFGVIFPELEGESGFAEEQAVLEAIAKLDVRLVIPGHGSPFTDVEQALERAFSRVAWLRADPARNAKNALKVLIVFKLLEVRAMSFDTLLRMLDDAAVMRAAATMLKPRGEWSTLVHTIVEELAARNGPLEIDGERIVARKG, translated from the coding sequence ATGATCACGCTACCGGAATCGATCCGAGTCTTCGAACGCGGCTGGCTTTCGTCGAACAACGTGCTGCTGGTCGACGACACGTGTGCCGCGCTCGTCGATACCAGTTACGCGACGCACGCGCCGCAAACCGTCGCACTGGTAAAGCAAACGCTCGGCGCGCGCCCGCTCGATCTGATCGTCAATACCCATCTGCATTCGGATCACTGCGGCGGCAACGCGCTCTTGCAGTCGACGTGGCCGTGCCGTACCGCGATTCCCGCATCCGAAGCCGACTCGGTGCGCAGCTGGGACGAAACCCGTCTGACGTTTCGCGCCACCGGCCAGACCTGCGAGCGTTTCACCTTCACCGAGACGATCACACCTGGCGCGCAGCTGCGGCTCGGCGCGCTCGACTGGCAAGTGCTCGGCGCACCGGGGCACGATCCGCATTCGTTGATGCTGTATTGCGCGGACGAACGCATCCTGATCAGCGCGGACGCGCTGTGGGAAAACGGCTTTGGCGTGATCTTTCCCGAGCTGGAAGGCGAAAGCGGTTTCGCCGAGGAACAGGCGGTCCTCGAAGCCATCGCGAAGCTCGACGTCCGGCTCGTGATTCCCGGCCACGGCTCACCCTTTACGGATGTCGAGCAGGCGCTTGAACGAGCGTTTTCACGCGTTGCGTGGTTACGCGCCGATCCGGCGCGAAATGCGAAAAATGCGCTGAAGGTGTTGATCGTGTTCAAGCTGCTCGAAGTTCGCGCGATGAGCTTCGACACCTTGCTGCGGATGCTCGACGATGCCGCCGTGATGCGCGCCGCCGCAACAATGCTCAAGCCACGAGGCGAATGGTCCACGTTGGTGCACACGATCGTTGAGGAACTGGCTGCCAGGAACGGGCCATTGGAAATAGATGGCGAGCGCATCGTCGCGCGCAAGGGTTGA
- a CDS encoding 2-hydroxyacid dehydrogenase, producing the protein MKILFYMPHADAAAWLHDFARALPEAELREWQTGDIDPADFAVVWRPPREMLAGRDNLRAIFNLGAGVDAILALEHEQPGTLPRNAQLIRLEDTGMASQMAEYVTHAVLRYLRRFDEYQTLQNERRWEVLDPHPRETFTVGVLGLGVLGAQVAQTVASFGMPVRGYSRNARQIDGITAFAGEAQFDAFLDGVKVLVNLLPHTPDTGDVLNQRTFAKLAKGAYLINVARGGHLVEQDLLEALASGQLAAATLDVFREEPLPPDHLFWREPRITITPHMSALTLREESVAQVARKMAALMRGETVSGVVDIERGY; encoded by the coding sequence ATGAAAATCCTCTTCTACATGCCGCATGCCGACGCCGCCGCGTGGCTTCACGACTTCGCCCGCGCGCTGCCGGAAGCCGAACTGCGCGAATGGCAGACCGGCGACATCGACCCTGCCGATTTCGCGGTCGTGTGGCGCCCGCCGCGTGAGATGCTGGCCGGCCGCGACAATCTGCGCGCGATCTTCAATCTCGGCGCGGGCGTCGATGCGATCCTCGCGCTCGAACACGAGCAACCCGGTACGTTGCCGCGCAACGCGCAGTTGATCCGGCTCGAAGACACCGGCATGGCCTCGCAGATGGCCGAATATGTGACGCATGCCGTGCTGCGCTACCTGCGCCGTTTCGACGAATACCAGACGCTGCAAAACGAACGCCGCTGGGAAGTGCTCGATCCGCACCCACGCGAGACCTTCACGGTTGGCGTGCTCGGCCTCGGCGTACTCGGCGCGCAGGTCGCGCAAACGGTCGCGTCGTTCGGCATGCCGGTGCGCGGCTATAGCCGCAATGCGCGGCAAATCGACGGCATCACGGCCTTCGCCGGTGAAGCGCAGTTCGATGCATTTCTCGACGGCGTGAAGGTGCTGGTGAATCTGCTGCCGCATACGCCGGATACGGGCGACGTGTTGAACCAGCGCACCTTCGCGAAGCTCGCGAAGGGTGCGTATCTGATCAACGTCGCACGCGGCGGGCATCTGGTCGAACAGGACCTGCTCGAAGCGCTCGCAAGCGGCCAGCTCGCCGCCGCGACGCTGGACGTGTTCCGCGAAGAGCCGTTGCCGCCCGATCATCTGTTCTGGAGGGAGCCGCGCATCACAATTACGCCGCACATGTCCGCGCTCACCTTGCGCGAAGAGAGCGTCGCGCAGGTCGCACGAAAAATGGCGGCGCTGATGCGCGGCGAAACCGTGAGCGGCGTGGTCGATATTGAGCGCGGATACTGA
- a CDS encoding YbaK/EbsC family protein, giving the protein MTDQVSLESDDLAALPDSARRVAQLLRERGHAGRIVMLPETGKTSAEAAAGLGCSVAQIAKSILFRRREDDAPVLVIASGANRVDEKKVAAQVGEIGRADAKFVREKTGYAIGGVCPIGHATDPVTLIDADLLELDSLWAAAGHPHAVFNLTAQELIALTGAPVIDVALRETA; this is encoded by the coding sequence ATGACGGACCAAGTTTCTCTCGAATCCGACGATCTCGCCGCGTTGCCTGACTCGGCGCGCCGCGTCGCGCAGTTGTTGCGTGAACGCGGCCACGCGGGCCGGATCGTAATGCTGCCGGAAACCGGCAAGACTTCCGCCGAAGCCGCCGCCGGCCTCGGCTGTTCGGTTGCTCAGATCGCCAAGTCGATCCTGTTTCGCCGCCGCGAAGACGACGCACCGGTACTGGTGATCGCGAGCGGCGCAAATCGCGTCGACGAAAAGAAGGTCGCGGCGCAAGTCGGCGAGATCGGCCGTGCGGATGCGAAGTTCGTCCGCGAGAAAACCGGTTATGCGATCGGCGGCGTGTGCCCGATCGGCCACGCCACGGATCCGGTCACGCTGATCGATGCCGATCTGCTGGAACTCGACAGCCTGTGGGCCGCCGCGGGTCATCCGCATGCAGTGTTCAATCTGACGGCGCAAGAGCTGATTGCGCTGACGGGCGCCCCGGTGATCGACGTGGCGCTGCGCGAGACGGCGTGA
- a CDS encoding alpha/beta fold hydrolase has protein sequence MAFEDFTPFRVAVGDVDIFGVKGGAGPPLLLLHGHPQSHLIWQRCAAQLAEHFTVIATDLRGYGASGKPPSDADHTPYSKRAMAADQVAMMRHFGFERFLVCAHDRGARVAHRMALDHADAVERLMLLDIAPTLAMYEATDRAFATHYFHWFFLIQPEPLPETLIGANPAAYVDAVMGSRHAGLAPFTPEALDAYRSALAQPGAVHAMCEDYRASASIDLEHDRADIERGHKLGCPLRVLWGDKGVIEKCFDALAEWRHVARDVSGRSLPCGHYIPEEAPEELVTEMLSFFEAVEQ, from the coding sequence ATGGCCTTCGAGGATTTCACGCCCTTTCGCGTCGCCGTGGGCGACGTTGATATTTTCGGAGTGAAGGGCGGGGCAGGGCCGCCCCTTCTGCTGCTGCACGGTCACCCGCAGTCGCATCTGATCTGGCAGCGGTGCGCAGCGCAATTGGCGGAGCACTTCACCGTCATCGCCACCGACTTGCGCGGCTACGGCGCCTCGGGCAAACCGCCGAGCGACGCCGACCACACGCCATATTCCAAACGCGCGATGGCGGCCGATCAGGTAGCCATGATGCGCCACTTCGGCTTCGAACGATTCCTGGTGTGCGCACATGATCGCGGCGCCCGGGTTGCGCACCGGATGGCGCTCGATCATGCCGATGCCGTCGAGCGCTTGATGCTGCTTGATATCGCGCCGACGCTCGCGATGTACGAAGCCACCGACCGCGCCTTCGCAACCCATTACTTCCACTGGTTCTTCCTGATCCAGCCGGAGCCGCTGCCGGAGACGCTGATCGGCGCGAACCCGGCTGCGTATGTCGATGCGGTGATGGGGAGCCGCCATGCGGGCCTCGCGCCGTTCACGCCCGAAGCGCTCGACGCTTACCGCAGCGCGCTGGCGCAACCCGGCGCCGTGCATGCGATGTGCGAGGACTACCGGGCGTCGGCGAGCATCGACCTCGAACACGACCGTGCCGACATCGAGCGCGGCCACAAGCTCGGCTGTCCGCTGCGTGTGCTGTGGGGCGACAAGGGGGTGATCGAGAAGTGCTTCGACGCGCTGGCGGAATGGCGTCACGTCGCGCGGGACGTGAGCGGGCGTTCATTGCCGTGCGGGCACTACATTCCTGAAGAGGCGCCGGAGGAACTGGTCACGGAAATGCTGTCGTTTTTCGAAGCGGTCGAACAGTAA
- a CDS encoding DUF1289 domain-containing protein: protein MTADIDNEDDEAAVPSPCISVCRMDASTGWCEGCLRTIDEIAGWSLFDDDAKRAVWDAIEERHAEFMAKQAKGQR from the coding sequence ATGACAGCGGACATCGATAACGAAGACGACGAGGCCGCCGTGCCGTCACCGTGCATCAGCGTGTGCAGGATGGACGCCTCGACCGGTTGGTGCGAAGGCTGCTTGCGCACCATCGACGAAATCGCCGGCTGGTCATTATTCGACGACGACGCGAAGCGCGCGGTCTGGGACGCGATCGAGGAACGTCACGCGGAGTTCATGGCAAAGCAGGCAAAGGGACAGCGATGA
- a CDS encoding hydroxymethylglutaryl-CoA lyase, protein MALPQHVKIVEVGPRDGLQNEKEFVPTAIKIELINRLSAAGFRNVEAASFVSPKWVPQMADGADVMAGIERRAGTIYSVLTPNLRGFEGALAARADEIVIFGAASEAFSQKNINCSIAESIDRFAPVAQAAKDHGVRIRGSVSCALGCPYQGEVPVASVVDVVERFAALGCDEIDIADTIGVGTPKRTREVFEAVTKAFPRERLSGHFHDTYGQALANIYAALHEGIEIYHASVSGLGGCPYAKGATGNVATEDVLYLMNGLGIETGIDLAQVVAIGDFISTSIGKPNVSRAGKALLAKARSEQASCV, encoded by the coding sequence ATGGCCTTGCCCCAACACGTCAAAATCGTCGAAGTCGGTCCGCGTGACGGACTGCAGAACGAGAAAGAATTCGTCCCCACCGCGATCAAGATCGAGTTGATCAACCGCTTGTCGGCGGCGGGTTTCCGTAATGTCGAAGCGGCCTCGTTCGTCTCGCCGAAATGGGTGCCGCAAATGGCCGACGGCGCCGACGTGATGGCCGGCATCGAGCGCCGGGCGGGTACGATCTACTCGGTGCTGACGCCGAACCTGCGCGGTTTCGAAGGCGCGCTCGCCGCGCGCGCGGACGAGATCGTGATCTTCGGCGCCGCCAGCGAAGCGTTCTCGCAGAAGAACATCAACTGCAGCATCGCGGAAAGCATCGATCGATTCGCGCCGGTCGCGCAGGCGGCGAAGGATCATGGCGTGCGAATTCGCGGCAGCGTGTCGTGTGCGCTCGGTTGTCCGTATCAAGGCGAAGTGCCGGTGGCATCGGTGGTCGATGTGGTCGAACGTTTCGCGGCGCTTGGCTGCGACGAGATCGATATCGCCGATACGATCGGCGTCGGCACGCCGAAGCGCACGCGCGAAGTGTTCGAAGCGGTCACGAAAGCGTTCCCGCGTGAACGTCTGTCGGGACACTTCCACGACACCTACGGCCAGGCGCTCGCGAACATCTACGCCGCGTTGCATGAAGGCATCGAGATCTATCACGCTTCAGTGTCAGGTCTCGGCGGCTGCCCGTATGCAAAGGGCGCAACCGGCAATGTCGCGACCGAAGACGTGCTGTATCTGATGAACGGTCTCGGCATCGAAACCGGTATCGACCTCGCGCAAGTCGTCGCGATTGGCGATTTCATTTCGACGTCGATCGGCAAGCCGAACGTCTCGCGCGCCGGCAAGGCACTGCTCGCCAAAGCGCGCAGCGAACAAGCCAGCTGCGTTTGA